In one Magallana gigas chromosome 9, xbMagGiga1.1, whole genome shotgun sequence genomic region, the following are encoded:
- the LOC117691597 gene encoding E3 ubiquitin-protein ligase TRIM45-like has product MDPRSSAQDVVRCDVCDTPVPPLHCDFCQTNLCKACVGDHVLDFSKKHHLVPFQDRGSTPNYPNCQKHSLKQCELHCEQCDIPICALCVSSKSHENHEKIDILSYFEAKKHDLQTDLQELDKTVIAKYQKIANNITVQKADLNKNSKKLATAIDKHGEVWHREIDTIIQKMKSDLDEMDAKHLAILNKQEDEITRTISEITQSIADLKKLLDSNDVSRVSAYKSRIAEFRRLPPKLTVSLPNFTPQKINPEQLYQQFGSLSAFSITTEEHGYSMETSEAGSSPLKPLLDEPRIISTIQTQYGGFFNGLTTTSVTCPSDEEIWTCSYLNKMMSLYNLQGKLVKSVQTKSGNNPKGIAVTRSGDLVYTDNRDRTVNIVKNTQIQTVIRLQGWRPWGVCSTSSGDLLVVMDNITGSDSLLKELDQEGRWTESILRKATRFSARF; this is encoded by the exons ATGGACCCCCGAAGCAGCGCCCAGGATGTGGTGCGTTGTGATGTGTGTGATACCCCTGTCCCCCCACTACACTGTGACTTCTGTCAGACCAATCTCTGCAAAGCTTGTGTTGGGGACCATGTGCTGGATTTTTCCAAAAAACATCACCTGGTACCGTTCCAAGACCGAGGATCTACTCCAAATTATCCTAATTGCCAAAAACATTCCCTCAAACAATGTGAACTTcattgtgaacaatgtgacattcctatttgtgccCTTTGTGTTTCCTCTAAAAGTCACGAAAACCACGAAAAAATAGacattttaagttattttgaagcaaaaaaacatgatttacaAACAGATTTACAAGAATTAGATAAAACAGTTATTGCAAAATATCAAAAGATTGCAAACAACATCACAGTTCAGAAAGCTGATCTTAATAAAAACTCAAAGAAATTGGCAACCGCAAtcgacaaacatggagaagtctggcacagagaaatagacaccattatacagaaaatgaaatctGATCTTGATGAAATGGACGCCAAACACCTGGCTATCTTAAACAAACAAGAAGATGAAATCACAcgcaccatttctgaaatcacacagagcaTTGCAGATCTGAAGAAgttactggactccaatgatgtcagccgtgtctctgcctacaaatccaggattgctgaattcagaagattgcctcctaaacttaCAGTTTCTCTACCAAACTTCACCCCTCAGAAAATTAACCCAGAACAACTTTACCAACAATTTGGTTCCCTGTCAGCATTCTCCATTACAACAGAGGAACATGGCTACAGCATGGAAACCTCAGAAGCTGGATCCTCTCCTCTCAAACCACTGCTTGATGAGCCACGAATCATCTCCACCATACAGACACAGTATGGAGGCTTTTTTAATGGTCTAACCACTACCAGTGTTACTTGTCCCAGTGATGAAGAAATCTGGACGTGTAGTTATTTAAATAAGATGATGAGTCTCTACAACCTGCAGGGaaaactagtgaagtcagtccaaaccaagtcagggaacaaTCCAAAGggcatagcagtgacaaggagtggggatctagtttatactgataacagagatagaactgtgaacatagtgaagaatacacagatacagacagtgatcagactacaggggtggagACCTTggggtgtctgtagtacctcctctggtgacctcctggttgtcatggaca ATATCACAGGGAGTGACAGCCTGCTGAAAGAGTTGGATCAGGAAGGACGATGGACTGAGTCAATCCTACGGAAGGCGACAAGATTTTCCGCAAGGTTCTGA
- the LOC117691598 gene encoding secretin receptor-like codes for MSDPHRYRMLARSTLVLIPLFGVYYMISVVMPECMDPGVELIWLFVESGVNSFQGLIVAVLFCFGNGEVQHEIRKKWNRRWALRRLSTLSTRSTRTLSLGSAVFVRDKPNPSAMFSDVTINVNVDDKQCRLELDDVKSGDKVTNNNIIDDSRKEGVRSEEESDTLL; via the exons ATGAGTGATCCTCACCGATACAG GATGCTGGCCCGCTCCACCCTGGTGCTGATCCCGCTGTTCGGGGTCTACTACATGATCTCCGTCGTCATGCCTGAGTGTATGGACCCTGGGGTGGAGCTCATCTGGCTCTTTGTGGAGAGTGGGGTCAACTCCTTCCAG GGTCTCATTGTTGCAGTCTTGTTCTGCTTCGGAAATGGCGAG GTCCAGCATGAAATTCGTAAGAAGTGGAACCGCCGCTGGGCGTTACGTCGACTGAGCACGCTCTCCACGCGCTCCACACGCACTCTGTCCCTGGGCTCCGCAGTGTTCGTCCGCGACAAACCAAATCCCTCCGCCATGTTCTCTGACGTCACAATAAACGTCAACGTGGACGACAAGCAGTGTCGCTTGGAGTTGGACGATGTGAAAAGTGGCGATAAAGTGACCAATAATAATATTATCGATGACTCCCGTAAAGAGGGTGTCCGGAGCGAGGAGGAAAGTGACACGTTATTGTGA